The proteins below come from a single Parageobacillus toebii NBRC 107807 genomic window:
- a CDS encoding metallophosphoesterase, whose translation MLIWIIFFAFFCILAYMWWEAHRNRVVYIELTFPQFPSSFRAFSIFFISDLHRRVLAKRIVEEIKGKADIVLVGGDLTEKGVPVARVKENIRRLKMIGPVYFIWGNNDYETEYDLHSLLVEEGVHILENSAVMLQSPNGEKLALIGVEDMSKRRARLDQALQGVDEDAFRILASHNPKIVGRLRPEHHISLVISGHTHGGQIRFFSFGLYEKGGLKNVNGTAVYVSNGYGTTAVPLRFGAPAETNLITICSRKEDKEKMLV comes from the coding sequence ATATTGATTTGGATCATTTTTTTTGCTTTTTTTTGTATATTGGCTTATATGTGGTGGGAAGCGCATCGAAACCGCGTTGTTTACATTGAATTGACCTTTCCTCAGTTTCCAAGTAGTTTTCGGGCGTTTTCCATTTTTTTTATTTCTGATCTTCATCGGCGGGTATTGGCAAAAAGAATTGTGGAGGAGATAAAAGGAAAAGCGGATATTGTTTTAGTTGGCGGGGACCTTACGGAAAAAGGGGTGCCCGTTGCGCGTGTCAAGGAAAATATTCGCCGTTTAAAAATGATTGGACCGGTTTATTTTATTTGGGGGAATAATGATTATGAAACGGAATATGATTTGCACTCGCTTTTAGTGGAGGAAGGAGTGCATATATTGGAAAATAGCGCTGTTATGTTGCAATCCCCGAATGGGGAGAAGCTTGCTCTCATTGGAGTGGAGGATATGAGCAAACGGCGCGCAAGATTGGACCAAGCGCTTCAAGGGGTGGATGAGGATGCATTTCGCATCCTTGCTTCGCATAATCCGAAAATCGTCGGTCGTCTTCGTCCCGAACATCATATTTCGCTTGTGATCAGCGGTCATACGCATGGAGGGCAAATTCGTTTCTTTTCGTTTGGGCTCTATGAAAAAGGCGGTTTAAAAAATGTGAACGGAACAGCCGTTTATGTCAGCAACGGGTACGGGACGACAGCCGTTCCGCTTCGCTTTGGAGCCCCTGCGGAAACGAATTTGATCACCATTTGTTCACGGAAAGAAGATAAAGAAAAAATGCTTGTCTAA
- a CDS encoding RecQ family ATP-dependent DNA helicase, translating to MVTLEQLLQEKFGYSSFRKGQREIIEDILRGYDVLAMLPTGGGKSLCYQLPAYVLQGSVLIISPLVSLMEDQVQQLRQRGEKRVIAFNSFLETEVKIKALERLHEFRFIYVSPEMLQSERLLRALMNIRISLFVVDEAHCISQWGYDFRPDFLKLGEIRKRLGTPTCLALTATAPPEVMDDIVHILQLQPLRRHIHSVDRPNIAIKVEKTDFIHEKVSRLLDYVKVLEGPGLIYFSSRQWAETMAQKLQEEGIERVAYYHGGMDSEQRMLVQQQFLRDQLEIVCCTNAFGMGVNKENIRFVIHFHMPGQIEAYLQEIGRAGRDGKKSIAILLYTNGDESMVQSLMETELPDDVQVKQLCESLLYGVTPDRLEQQMNACSLTDVQKRILTYFFEAEGIISSKRLLTERDVACLYQTLMKYIETRRQWKRKKLREMMSWVLHRSCRREAIVQAFQQSLERKPDLCCDRCGFPLESYLRMEKEDKDLHFHGWKAELKRIFF from the coding sequence GTGGTGACATTAGAACAGTTGCTTCAAGAAAAATTCGGCTACTCCTCTTTTCGAAAAGGACAACGGGAAATTATTGAAGACATTTTGCGCGGATATGATGTATTAGCAATGTTGCCGACTGGTGGGGGAAAATCACTTTGTTATCAGCTTCCCGCATATGTATTGCAAGGCAGCGTGTTAATTATTTCGCCGCTCGTTTCGCTGATGGAGGACCAAGTGCAGCAGCTTCGCCAACGTGGAGAAAAGAGAGTCATCGCATTTAATAGTTTTTTAGAAACAGAAGTAAAGATCAAAGCACTTGAGCGGCTTCATGAATTTCGGTTTATTTATGTTTCCCCGGAGATGCTGCAGTCGGAACGATTGCTTCGCGCTTTAATGAATATCCGTATTTCCTTATTTGTAGTTGATGAAGCACATTGCATTTCCCAGTGGGGTTACGATTTCCGTCCTGATTTTTTAAAGCTGGGAGAAATTCGTAAGCGTCTTGGCACTCCAACTTGTCTGGCGTTAACAGCCACCGCACCGCCTGAAGTGATGGATGATATTGTACATATTTTGCAGCTCCAGCCTCTTCGTCGGCATATTCATTCTGTTGACCGGCCTAATATCGCCATCAAAGTGGAGAAAACGGACTTTATCCATGAGAAAGTAAGCAGGCTGCTTGATTATGTAAAAGTGCTAGAAGGACCTGGGTTAATTTATTTTTCAAGCAGGCAATGGGCGGAAACGATGGCGCAGAAGCTGCAAGAGGAAGGAATTGAGCGAGTCGCCTATTATCATGGAGGAATGGATTCCGAACAGCGAATGCTTGTTCAGCAACAATTTTTACGTGACCAATTGGAAATTGTATGCTGTACGAATGCATTTGGCATGGGAGTAAATAAAGAAAATATTCGTTTTGTCATTCATTTTCACATGCCTGGTCAGATAGAGGCTTATTTACAGGAAATCGGCAGAGCCGGCCGCGATGGAAAAAAGAGCATTGCCATTTTACTATATACCAATGGTGACGAGAGCATGGTACAATCTCTTATGGAAACGGAATTGCCGGACGATGTGCAAGTAAAACAATTATGCGAAAGCTTATTATATGGTGTAACTCCGGATCGTTTAGAACAGCAAATGAATGCATGCTCGTTAACAGATGTGCAAAAACGGATTTTAACGTATTTTTTCGAAGCGGAAGGAATCATTTCTTCCAAGCGGTTGCTTACGGAACGGGATGTTGCTTGTTTATATCAGACATTGATGAAGTATATCGAGACGCGCAGGCAATGGAAGCGAAAAAAGCTGCGGGAAATGATGAGTTGGGTGTTGCATCGTTCATGCCGGCGTGAGGCGATCGTTCAGGCGTTTCAACAGTCATTGGAGAGAAAGCCAGATTTATGCTGCGACCGATGCGGATTTCCGCTCGAGAGCTACTTGCGCATGGAGAAAGAGGATAAAGATCTGCATTTCCATGGCTGGAAAGCGGAATTAAAGCGAATTTTCTTTTAA
- a CDS encoding YpbF family protein, with translation MSKVFFAQLHIDEVTKQMLLGVIEKKQKWERLKKRVLSLQIVTLGGFAVFFAYVLFYLIFPSGTLTAFIKMFLEKTVHLYILLLLFTLYWAILYYKKKCDKAEEEFHSLRCEIIQKSADLWKEEQQWKERHKLFEIMKKEYDINLYFENS, from the coding sequence GTGAGCAAAGTATTTTTCGCACAGCTTCATATTGATGAAGTAACAAAACAAATGCTGCTTGGAGTGATTGAAAAGAAGCAAAAATGGGAACGTTTGAAGAAACGGGTCCTGTCTTTGCAGATTGTCACTTTAGGTGGATTTGCGGTATTTTTCGCATATGTTTTATTTTATCTGATTTTTCCCAGCGGTACATTGACTGCGTTTATTAAGATGTTTTTAGAAAAAACAGTGCATTTGTATATATTATTATTGTTGTTTACATTGTATTGGGCCATTTTATATTACAAAAAAAAGTGCGATAAAGCAGAAGAAGAATTTCATTCGCTTCGCTGTGAAATCATTCAAAAAAGCGCCGATTTATGGAAAGAAGAGCAGCAATGGAAAGAGCGCCATAAATTGTTTGAGATCATGAAAAAGGAGTACGACATTAATTTGTATTTTGAAAATAGCTGA
- a CDS encoding genetic competence negative regulator, with protein MRLERLTHNKIKIFLTFDDLMDRGLTKEDLWKDTFKVHQLFRDMIEEASEELGFEVNGSIAVEVYSLPAQGMVVIVTSEGEYDDMEEEFADDYIEMQVTLDESDDIFYEFQTFEDVIQLAHRLYSIGCLDGTLYSYQNRFYLHVAEEPPIPIDNFVALLAEFASPSTITIHRVQEYGKKLIEHRAIEQLVRYFPVR; from the coding sequence ATGCGTCTTGAACGCTTAACCCACAATAAAATCAAAATTTTCCTTACGTTTGATGATTTGATGGATCGCGGTTTAACGAAAGAGGATTTATGGAAAGATACGTTTAAAGTTCATCAATTGTTTCGCGATATGATTGAGGAGGCAAGCGAGGAGCTCGGCTTTGAAGTAAACGGGTCGATCGCAGTGGAAGTATACTCTTTACCAGCACAGGGAATGGTTGTTATCGTAACAAGTGAGGGCGAATATGACGACATGGAGGAAGAATTTGCTGACGATTATATTGAAATGCAAGTAACGCTCGATGAGAGCGATGACATATTTTATGAATTTCAGACGTTTGAAGATGTCATTCAGCTCGCTCATCGTCTTTACTCGATCGGTTGTCTAGACGGAACCCTCTACTCCTACCAAAATCGTTTTTACTTGCATGTCGCTGAGGAACCGCCGATCCCAATCGATAACTTTGTTGCTTTATTAGCGGAATTTGCCAGCCCTTCAACGATAACGATACATCGTGTGCAAGAATATGGTAAGAAGCTAATTGAACATCGAGCCATTGAACAACTTGTTCGTTATTTTCCAGTGCGTTAA
- a CDS encoding asparaginase → MKKVALITTGGTIASKKTEEGKYVSGEMTGEELAQICNLPDDIKIEIHSLFQLPSMHITFEHLLTLKNKIEEIYQDKTIDGIVVTHGTDTLEETAYFLDLTISDDRQIVLTGSQRSPEQQGSDAYTNIRHAVYTACNDDLRGVGTVVVFNERIFVARHVKKVHASNLQGFDVFGYGYLGIIDNDKVYIYQKPIRRETYKIKNEIPEVDIIKCYLDADDKFIKAAINANVKGIVLEGVGRGQVSPKMMGAIKEAVSKEIKVVITTSAEEGEVYTTYDYLGSAYDLVKNGVILGKDLDSKKARIKLAVLLAANEDNLEGKFSI, encoded by the coding sequence ATGAAAAAAGTGGCACTAATTACTACAGGTGGAACAATAGCAAGCAAAAAGACAGAAGAAGGCAAATATGTTTCAGGGGAAATGACGGGAGAAGAATTAGCACAAATTTGCAATTTACCTGATGATATTAAAATTGAAATACATTCTTTATTTCAACTGCCGAGCATGCATATTACATTTGAGCATTTATTAACCTTAAAAAACAAAATCGAAGAAATTTATCAAGATAAAACAATTGATGGCATAGTTGTTACACATGGAACAGACACACTCGAAGAAACCGCATATTTTTTAGATTTAACGATTTCAGATGATCGCCAAATCGTTTTAACAGGCTCACAACGCTCTCCAGAACAACAGGGAAGTGATGCTTATACAAATATTCGCCATGCGGTTTATACGGCTTGTAATGACGATTTAAGAGGTGTAGGAACGGTTGTAGTATTTAATGAACGCATATTTGTGGCCAGACATGTGAAAAAAGTACATGCTTCTAATTTACAAGGCTTTGATGTTTTTGGATATGGGTATTTAGGGATTATCGATAATGATAAAGTATACATATATCAAAAGCCAATTAGAAGGGAAACATACAAAATAAAAAATGAAATACCTGAAGTAGATATAATCAAATGCTATTTGGACGCTGACGATAAATTTATAAAAGCAGCCATAAACGCTAATGTAAAAGGAATTGTTTTAGAAGGGGTAGGCAGAGGACAAGTATCACCAAAAATGATGGGCGCAATAAAAGAAGCTGTATCGAAAGAAATAAAAGTTGTAATTACAACAAGTGCAGAAGAAGGGGAAGTATATACGACTTATGATTATTTAGGCAGCGCTTATGATCTTGTTAAAAATGGAGTTATTTTAGGGAAAGATTTAGACAGTAAAAAGGCAAGAATAAAATTAGCCGTATTGCTTGCAGCTAATGAAGATAATTTAGAAGGGAAATTCAGTATATAA
- the prsW gene encoding glutamic-type intramembrane protease PrsW: MLTLISSGIAPGVALLSYFYLKDEYETEPLSIVLRTFVIGALLVFPIMFIQYVFHVEGIAASKIARAFFLSGLLEEFVKWFIVYFFIYDHHEFDEPYDGIVYSASVSLGFATMENILYLLANGVEFAVTRAFLPVSSHALFAVIMGFYFGKAKFTIKKRRYLFLSFFLPFLLHGTYDFILLTQEKWSYYMVPFMLLLWWSALRKVKQAKGLHDYDRIPSAKSQA; the protein is encoded by the coding sequence ATGTTAACGTTAATTTCGTCTGGCATTGCCCCAGGTGTTGCGCTGCTTAGTTATTTTTATTTAAAAGATGAATATGAAACCGAACCGCTATCCATTGTGTTGAGAACATTTGTTATTGGGGCGCTTCTTGTGTTTCCCATTATGTTTATTCAATATGTGTTTCATGTGGAAGGAATCGCAGCCTCTAAGATAGCTCGCGCCTTTTTTTTGTCGGGATTATTGGAAGAGTTTGTGAAGTGGTTTATTGTCTATTTTTTTATTTATGACCACCACGAGTTTGATGAGCCGTACGATGGCATCGTATACAGCGCAAGTGTATCGCTCGGTTTTGCGACGATGGAAAATATTTTGTATTTATTGGCAAACGGTGTAGAATTTGCCGTAACAAGAGCGTTTTTACCTGTCTCAAGCCATGCTTTATTCGCGGTCATTATGGGGTTTTATTTTGGAAAAGCAAAATTTACTATAAAAAAGCGGCGCTACTTATTTCTTTCTTTTTTTCTGCCATTTCTATTGCACGGGACGTATGATTTCATTTTGTTGACACAGGAAAAATGGAGTTATTACATGGTTCCGTTCATGCTGTTATTATGGTGGTCTGCTCTTCGAAAAGTAAAACAAGCGAAAGGATTACATGATTACGATAGAATCCCTTCAGCAAAAAGCCAAGCATAA
- a CDS encoding spore coat protein CotJB produces MKQLPKEYYELLEQLQAVDFALVDLTLYLDTHPTDYQAIQQFNQLAQKRKQLKKQFESCYGPLQQYGNSYSNYPWNWNDSPWPWQV; encoded by the coding sequence ATGAAACAGTTGCCAAAAGAATACTATGAACTTTTAGAACAGCTCCAAGCGGTTGATTTTGCCCTCGTCGACTTAACGTTATACCTCGACACCCATCCTACTGACTACCAAGCCATCCAGCAATTTAACCAGCTTGCGCAAAAACGGAAACAACTGAAAAAACAGTTTGAATCCTGTTATGGTCCACTTCAGCAATATGGAAACAGCTATTCCAATTATCCGTGGAATTGGAATGATTCTCCTTGGCCTTGGCAAGTATAG
- a CDS encoding helix-turn-helix domain-containing protein yields the protein MKGGYASFLVLFCLHRFSGERSLSAIYHLFTGKKSSQTLQDSKWFQLEPFFGVWKEVTLNDVEAATQQLFENGLISPVQNRSYILTEAGKKQLDEQLHQVFFPVHINGWRYHATEKTFWYRLSLLVQTLSNVLHRTRFEPIHRHEETLIWVKNYLLSQKRTVHELAQTLYKEIYDILSSVSEEEATVFTLRLTSFERIGWTNEQIASYLQKDPVYVRFQFQNVLHYMMARAESKRSSVLYELMHDLSLPIPLTFSTQKTYEWLLRGKSIEEIAKLRRLKRSTIEDHVVEIAANIPHFSIQPFINEKRAAKIIETVRKLRTRKLKVIRDAIDDDVSYFEIRLVLAKEGEMW from the coding sequence ATGAAAGGTGGGTATGCTTCGTTTCTTGTTTTATTTTGTTTGCACCGTTTCAGCGGGGAGCGGTCTTTATCCGCGATATATCATCTATTTACCGGAAAAAAGTCGTCACAAACGTTACAAGATAGTAAATGGTTTCAGTTAGAACCATTTTTCGGAGTGTGGAAAGAAGTTACGTTAAACGATGTCGAGGCAGCAACGCAACAGTTGTTCGAAAACGGCTTGATTTCCCCTGTACAAAACCGTTCTTATATACTGACGGAAGCTGGAAAAAAGCAGTTAGACGAACAGTTGCATCAAGTGTTTTTTCCGGTTCATATAAACGGATGGCGGTATCACGCCACAGAAAAAACGTTTTGGTATCGGTTGTCCTTGCTTGTTCAAACGTTATCGAACGTGCTCCATCGAACCCGTTTTGAACCGATTCATCGCCATGAGGAAACATTGATTTGGGTAAAGAATTACTTATTATCGCAAAAAAGGACAGTGCATGAATTAGCGCAAACGCTTTATAAAGAAATATATGACATTCTTTCTTCCGTTTCGGAAGAAGAGGCGACGGTGTTTACATTGCGCTTAACGAGTTTTGAGCGAATTGGCTGGACAAATGAGCAAATCGCTTCCTATTTGCAAAAAGATCCAGTATACGTTCGGTTTCAATTCCAAAATGTATTGCATTATATGATGGCTAGAGCGGAATCAAAACGTTCATCCGTTTTATATGAATTGATGCATGATTTATCGCTGCCGATACCATTAACGTTTTCGACACAAAAAACGTATGAATGGCTATTGCGTGGAAAATCGATCGAAGAGATCGCTAAGCTGCGCCGTTTAAAAAGAAGCACCATTGAAGACCATGTGGTGGAAATTGCGGCGAATATTCCTCATTTTTCTATTCAACCGTTCATCAATGAGAAAAGAGCGGCAAAAATTATTGAAACGGTACGAAAATTACGGACGCGGAAATTAAAGGTGATTCGTGACGCTATCGATGACGATGTCAGCTACTTTGAAATTCGCCTCGTATTAGCAAAGGAAGGAGAAATGTGGTGA
- a CDS encoding Glu/Leu/Phe/Val family dehydrogenase: MVADKHTNEENLEEKAEKYDVLTATQTVIHRALEKLGYPEEVYELLKEPIRMLTVRIPVRMDDGTVKIFTGYRAQHNDAVGPTKGGVRFHPNVTEREVKALSIWMSLKCGIVDLPYGGGKGGIVCDPRTMSFRELERLSRGYVRAISQIVGPTKDIPAPDVFTNSQIMAWMMDEYSRIDEFNSPGFITGKPLVLGGSHGRETATAKGVTICIREAAKKRGIDLKGARVVVQGFGNAGSYLAKFMHDAGAKVIGISDVYGALYDPNGLDIDYLLERRDSFGTVTKLFKNTITNKELLELDCDILVPAAIENQITKENAPNIKASIVVEAANGPTTLEATEILTERGILLVPDVLASAGGVTVSYFEWVQNNQGYYWTEEEVQERLEKVMVKAFNNVYEMAQTRRVDMRLAAYMVGVRKMAEACRFRGWV, encoded by the coding sequence ATGGTAGCCGACAAGCATACCAACGAAGAAAATCTGGAAGAAAAAGCGGAAAAATATGATGTATTAACAGCAACACAAACTGTTATACATAGAGCATTGGAAAAATTAGGGTATCCAGAAGAAGTATATGAGTTGCTCAAAGAGCCGATTCGCATGCTGACAGTGAGAATTCCTGTGCGCATGGATGACGGTACTGTAAAAATTTTTACCGGCTACCGTGCCCAGCATAATGATGCCGTTGGTCCAACTAAGGGGGGCGTTCGTTTCCATCCAAACGTAACAGAGCGTGAAGTGAAAGCGCTATCTATTTGGATGAGCCTAAAATGTGGCATTGTCGATTTGCCGTATGGCGGTGGAAAAGGCGGAATTGTATGTGATCCGCGTACGATGTCATTCCGTGAATTAGAACGATTAAGCCGTGGTTATGTTCGCGCGATTAGCCAAATCGTTGGTCCGACAAAAGACATTCCTGCACCAGATGTCTTTACGAACTCGCAAATTATGGCATGGATGATGGACGAATATAGCCGCATCGACGAATTTAACTCTCCTGGATTTATTACAGGAAAACCTTTAGTGCTAGGCGGGTCGCACGGGCGCGAAACCGCGACGGCAAAAGGGGTTACGATTTGTATTCGCGAAGCGGCGAAAAAACGCGGTATCGACTTGAAAGGAGCACGCGTGGTCGTTCAAGGTTTTGGAAACGCGGGAAGCTATTTAGCAAAATTTATGCATGATGCCGGTGCGAAAGTCATTGGCATTTCCGACGTATATGGAGCTCTTTACGATCCGAACGGTTTAGATATCGATTATTTGCTTGAGCGCCGCGACAGCTTTGGTACGGTAACGAAATTGTTTAAAAATACAATTACGAACAAAGAATTGTTAGAGCTTGATTGCGATATTTTAGTTCCAGCCGCAATTGAAAATCAAATTACGAAAGAAAATGCGCCAAATATTAAAGCAAGCATTGTCGTGGAGGCGGCAAACGGTCCAACGACGCTAGAGGCGACGGAAATTTTAACGGAACGCGGCATTTTGCTTGTTCCAGACGTATTAGCTAGTGCCGGCGGTGTAACGGTATCCTATTTTGAATGGGTGCAAAATAACCAAGGATATTATTGGACAGAAGAAGAAGTCCAAGAACGATTAGAAAAAGTGATGGTAAAAGCGTTTAACAACGTATATGAAATGGCGCAAACCCGCCGCGTAGATATGCGATTGGCTGCTTATATGGTCGGCGTTCGAAAAATGGCGGAAGCGTGCCGTTTCCGCGGATGGGTATAA
- a CDS encoding spore coat associated protein CotJA, whose product MFTTRKQYEPYVSPFDPCPPIRVKTYVTAPNQYVGFQPPNLPQFPLHEALKKGTLWKIFYDPYYGPYEMKTKGDYQ is encoded by the coding sequence ATGTTCACAACACGAAAGCAATACGAACCTTATGTAAGCCCATTTGACCCTTGCCCGCCAATTCGCGTCAAAACCTATGTCACCGCTCCAAATCAATATGTCGGATTTCAGCCGCCAAACTTGCCGCAATTCCCATTGCATGAAGCGTTAAAAAAAGGAACCCTTTGGAAAATTTTTTATGATCCATATTATGGTCCTTATGAAATGAAAACTAAAGGTGATTACCAATGA
- a CDS encoding YpdA family putative bacillithiol disulfide reductase gives MKEEKIIIVGGGPCGLAAAIALQDVGYRPLVIEKGNIVNSIYHFPIHQTFFSTSERLEIGGVPFITENRKPKRNQALAYYREVVTRKQVRVQTFEKVEQVEKQEDGTFLVQTTKEQYRAQYVIIATGYYDNPNYMNIPGEDLPKVTHYFKEAHPYYNTDCVVIGGKNSSVDAALELVKAGARVTVLYRGSGYSPSIKPWILPEFDSLVRKGIIKMEFNAHVKEITEDAVIYEVGGEIKKIKNDFVFAMTGYHPDHEFLKKMGVGVDPETGRPLYDPETMETNVRGIFIAGVIAAGNDANEIFIENGRFHGEQIAACIAKREKEKEQ, from the coding sequence ATGAAAGAAGAAAAAATCATTATTGTTGGCGGTGGTCCTTGTGGGCTTGCTGCGGCGATCGCTTTGCAAGATGTCGGTTATCGTCCGTTAGTAATAGAGAAAGGAAATATCGTTAATTCCATTTATCATTTTCCGATTCATCAAACGTTTTTTAGTACGAGTGAGCGTCTTGAAATTGGCGGGGTTCCGTTTATTACGGAAAATCGGAAGCCAAAGCGAAATCAAGCACTCGCTTATTATCGCGAAGTAGTGACGAGAAAACAAGTGCGTGTACAAACGTTTGAAAAAGTGGAGCAAGTAGAAAAACAAGAAGATGGAACATTTCTTGTCCAAACGACAAAAGAACAATATCGCGCCCAATACGTTATTATTGCTACCGGATATTATGATAATCCAAATTATATGAACATACCGGGAGAAGATTTACCGAAAGTAACGCATTATTTTAAAGAAGCGCACCCGTATTACAACACCGATTGTGTTGTCATTGGCGGAAAAAATTCTAGCGTGGACGCAGCGCTGGAACTTGTCAAGGCGGGAGCACGTGTCACGGTATTGTACCGGGGAAGCGGATACTCGCCAAGCATCAAACCTTGGATTTTGCCGGAATTTGATTCTCTCGTCCGCAAGGGAATTATTAAAATGGAGTTTAACGCTCATGTAAAAGAGATTACGGAGGATGCCGTCATTTACGAAGTAGGGGGCGAAATCAAAAAAATTAAAAACGATTTTGTATTTGCGATGACAGGATATCATCCTGATCATGAATTTTTGAAAAAGATGGGAGTCGGGGTCGATCCAGAAACGGGCCGGCCGCTTTATGATCCAGAAACAATGGAAACGAATGTACGCGGAATTTTTATCGCAGGTGTCATTGCGGCAGGAAATGATGCCAATGAAATTTTTATTGAAAACGGGCGCTTTCACGGTGAGCAAATCGCTGCTTGTATCGCAAAACGGGAAAAGGAGAAAGAGCAATAA
- a CDS encoding manganese catalase family protein, protein MWIYEKKLQYPVRVSTCNPKLAKYLIEQYGGADGELAAALRYLNQRYSIPDKVVGLLTDIGTEELAHLEMIATMVYKLTKDATLEQLKEAGLDAHYVDHDRALFYHNAAGVPFTATYIQAKGDPIADLYEDIAAEEKARATYQWIINMSDDPDLNDGLRFLREREIIHAQRFREAVEILKEERDRKKFF, encoded by the coding sequence ATGTGGATTTATGAAAAAAAATTGCAATATCCTGTTCGTGTCAGCACATGCAACCCAAAATTGGCGAAATATTTAATTGAACAGTATGGAGGTGCGGATGGAGAACTCGCCGCTGCGCTTCGTTATTTAAATCAACGCTACTCCATCCCTGATAAAGTAGTCGGTTTGCTCACAGATATTGGAACCGAAGAATTAGCTCATTTGGAAATGATTGCGACAATGGTATACAAATTAACAAAAGACGCCACCCTAGAACAGCTGAAAGAAGCAGGTCTTGACGCACACTATGTCGATCATGACCGCGCTTTATTTTATCATAATGCCGCTGGAGTTCCATTTACGGCGACATACATTCAAGCGAAAGGAGACCCAATTGCCGATTTATATGAAGATATCGCTGCCGAAGAAAAAGCGCGGGCAACCTATCAATGGATTATTAATATGAGCGATGATCCAGATTTAAACGATGGGCTTCGCTTTTTACGTGAACGTGAAATCATTCATGCCCAGCGTTTTCGCGAAGCAGTCGAAATTTTAAAAGAAGAGCGCGACCGCAAGAAATTTTTTTAA
- a CDS encoding CPBP family intramembrane glutamic endopeptidase yields the protein MRRQSEQIRMMDDREVLIHLYFTQLLLIVVSAIIGFFLFDLSTFQKIWHFDVATVLKYGGGSAMIVLAIDFLLMRYLPEHWYDDGGINEKIFQNRSIPHIFFLCLLIAFSEELLFRGVIQTHFGLFIASIVFALLHVRYLEKWFLFGMVVLLSFFLGYIYQRTNSLWVTIFAHFLIDFILAIDIRLHYVRNMKEGDGSDNV from the coding sequence ATGAGGCGGCAAAGTGAACAAATCCGCATGATGGACGATCGTGAAGTACTCATTCATTTATATTTTACTCAGTTATTGTTAATTGTCGTATCAGCAATCATCGGATTTTTTCTTTTTGATCTTTCGACATTCCAAAAAATTTGGCATTTTGATGTTGCCACGGTGTTAAAGTATGGCGGCGGAAGTGCAATGATTGTATTGGCCATCGATTTTTTATTGATGCGTTATTTGCCGGAACATTGGTATGATGATGGAGGAATTAACGAAAAAATTTTCCAAAACCGGTCGATTCCGCATATCTTTTTTTTATGTTTATTGATCGCTTTTAGTGAAGAACTATTGTTTCGTGGAGTGATCCAGACGCATTTTGGCTTGTTTATTGCCAGCATCGTGTTCGCTTTGTTGCACGTGCGCTATTTAGAAAAGTGGTTTTTATTTGGGATGGTCGTATTGTTAAGCTTTTTTCTTGGATATATTTATCAACGGACAAACAGTCTTTGGGTCACCATTTTTGCTCATTTTCTTATTGACTTTATCTTGGCGATCGATATTCGTCTTCATTATGTCCGCAACATGAAAGAGGGAGACGGGAGTGATAATGTGTGA
- a CDS encoding ferredoxin translates to MPKYTIVDKETCIACGACGAAAPDIYDYDEDGIAYVTLDDNQGIVEVPEILIDDMMDAFEGCPTESIKVADEPFDGDPNKFD, encoded by the coding sequence ATGCCAAAATATACGATTGTTGATAAGGAAACATGTATTGCATGTGGTGCGTGCGGTGCCGCAGCTCCGGATATTTATGACTACGATGAAGATGGCATTGCATACGTAACACTAGATGACAACCAAGGCATCGTGGAAGTGCCAGAAATTCTTATCGATGACATGATGGATGCATTCGAAGGCTGCCCAACGGAATCGATTAAGGTTGCAGACGAACCGTTTGATGGCGATCCAAATAAATTTGATTAA